A single window of Loxodonta africana isolate mLoxAfr1 chromosome 10, mLoxAfr1.hap2, whole genome shotgun sequence DNA harbors:
- the GSC gene encoding homeobox protein goosecoid, translated as MPASMFSIDNILAARPRCKDSVLPVAPSAAAPVVFPALHGDSLYGAGGGASPDYGAFYPRPVAPGGAGLSAAVGGSRLGYNNYFYGQLHVQAAPVGPACCGAVAPLGAQQCSCVPTPPGYEGPASVLVSPVPHQMLPYMNVGTLSRTELQLLNQLHCRRKRRHRTIFTDEQLEALENLFQETKYPDVGTREQLARKVHLREEKVEVWFKNRRAKWRRQKRSSSSESENAEKWNKASSKASPAKREEEGKSDLDSDS; from the exons ATGCCCGCCAGCATGTTCAGCATCGACAACATCCTGGCCGCTCGGCCGCGCTGCAAAGACTCGGTGCTGCCGGTGGCGCCCAGCGCCGCGGCGCCCGTCGTCTTCCCGGCCCTGCACGGGGACTCGCTCTACGGCGCGGGCGGCGGCGCCTCCCCGGACTATGGCGCCTTCTACCCGCGCCCCGTGGCCCCCGGCGGCGCGGGCCTCTCGGCCGCGGTCGGCGGCTCCCGCCTGGGCTACAACAACTACTTCTACGGGCAACTGCACGTGCAGGCGGCTCCCGTGGGCCCGGCCTGCTGCGGGGCTGTGGCGCCGCTGGGCGCCCAGCAATGCTCCTGCGTCCCGACGCCCCCAG GCTACGAGGGCCCCGCCTCGGTGCTGGTGTCACCGGTGCCGCACCAGATGCTGCCCTACATGAACGTGGGCACGCTGTCGCGCACGGAGCTGCAACTTCTCAATCAGCTGCACTGCCGGCGGAAGCGGCGACACCGCACCATCTTCACCGACGAGCAGCTCGAAGCGCTGGAGAATCTCTTCCAGGAGACCAAGTACCCGGACGTGGGCACGCGCGAGCAGCTGGCCCGGAAGGTGCACCTCCGCGAGGAGAAGGTGGAG GTCTGGTTTAAGAACCGCCGCGCCAAATGGAGGCGGCAGAAAAGGTCGTCGTCGTCGGAGTCGGAAAACGCCGAGAAGTGGAACAAGGCGTCGTCCAAGGCGTCGCCCGcgaagagggaagaggaaggtAAAAGCGATTTGGACTCGGACAGCTGA